The following are encoded in a window of Mycobacterium decipiens genomic DNA:
- a CDS encoding acyltransferase family protein, with translation MTLSEERDAQGGLEQISHVDRVASLTGIRAVAALLVVGTHAAYTTGKYTHGYWGLMSSRMEIGVPIFFVLSGFLLFRPWVKSAATGSPPPSLSRYAWHRVRRIMPAYLVTVVLAYLLYHFRTAGPNPGHTWVGLLRNLTLTQIYTDGYLGSFLHQGLTQMWSLAVEVAFYVALPLLSYLLLVLVCRRRWQPRLLLATMAGLTMISPAWLILVHDVSWIPDGARLWLPTYLAWFVGGMILTVLQAMGVRCYAFAAVPLAIICYLIVSTPIAGAPTTSPTAVGEALVKTGFYAVIAALAVAPLALGNRGWYARVLASRPMVFLGEISYEIFLIHLVTMEIVMVDVLGYRVYTSSMLNLFLATLVLTIPLAWLLHRFTRIRAD, from the coding sequence ATGACCCTGTCCGAGGAAAGAGACGCCCAAGGCGGACTCGAGCAGATCTCCCACGTGGACCGGGTTGCCTCGCTGACCGGTATCCGTGCGGTGGCCGCACTGCTCGTTGTCGGCACCCACGCGGCTTACACCACCGGCAAATACACCCACGGCTACTGGGGACTGATGTCGTCGCGCATGGAGATCGGCGTTCCCATCTTTTTCGTGCTGTCGGGGTTCCTGTTGTTCCGCCCCTGGGTTAAGTCCGCCGCAACCGGCAGCCCCCCGCCGTCGTTGAGCCGCTACGCCTGGCACCGGGTCCGGCGCATCATGCCCGCCTACCTCGTCACCGTGGTGCTGGCTTACCTCCTCTACCACTTCCGCACGGCGGGGCCCAACCCCGGGCACACCTGGGTTGGGCTGCTGCGCAACCTCACCTTGACGCAGATCTATACCGACGGCTACCTGGGATCGTTCCTGCATCAGGGTCTGACCCAGATGTGGAGTCTCGCGGTGGAGGTCGCCTTCTACGTAGCGCTACCGCTGCTGTCATACCTACTGCTGGTGCTCGTTTGCCGGCGGCGATGGCAGCCCAGGTTGCTGCTGGCCACCATGGCGGGGCTGACGATGATCAGCCCGGCATGGTTGATCCTGGTGCACGACGTGTCCTGGATACCCGACGGCGCTCGGCTGTGGCTACCGACCTATCTGGCTTGGTTCGTCGGCGGCATGATCCTGACTGTGCTGCAGGCGATGGGTGTGCGCTGCTACGCGTTCGCGGCCGTACCTTTGGCGATCATCTGTTACCTGATCGTCTCCACCCCGATCGCGGGCGCGCCCACGACGTCGCCCACAGCGGTGGGGGAGGCGCTGGTCAAGACGGGCTTCTACGCGGTGATCGCCGCGCTGGCGGTGGCACCGTTGGCCCTGGGTAACCGGGGGTGGTATGCCCGGGTGTTGGCCAGCCGGCCGATGGTGTTTCTGGGTGAGATCTCCTACGAGATCTTCCTCATCCATCTGGTGACGATGGAGATCGTCATGGTGGATGTGCTCGGGTATCGGGTCTACACCAGCTCGATGCTGAACCTGTTTCTCGCAACGCTGGTGCTGACGATCCCACTGGCTTGGTTGTTGCACCGTTTTACCCGCATCAGGGCTGACTAG
- a CDS encoding MFS transporter: MVPAEDGGVEPTTTRHPRLTMAAVGLAVFMLLLDMTIVSAALANIQASLDAELSGLQWVVDAYALPMAGLLLTAATLGDRLGRRRLYLAGMTVFTLASAGCALARSIEMLNLCRALQGAGGAVLLGVSLPMVAAAFPEHRSRGVAIAIYGAVMGGGAAVGPLLGGALVGAFGWESIFLINIPIGLVAVGIAAGFVPETRAAQDRPVDLLGAALLSAALLAGVYVLIEGNRLGWNATVIVVLAVSSVFGLLVFGWWESRVTAPMLDLRVVRRPGFAGVSLAAFAAAGTLIASTNYLALYFMNTLGYSPFQAGLRALPLTIACVLGAPLAIAAARYFPTWMSVPGGVVLIAVGLWLMTGVTEHTQWTHFIGGSVVAGLGLGGLFALTSDIALQFVPVADAGMATGALSTVRQVGILAGVAGLGALFSRHAANGAADGLAGLRGVGQGPVGELVDRLSAGAGLRVLEFLSDELRPALPIIARVARRASADGMQAALLAAAIAATLAAIASGVLIAVGAHGQRESSDDRV; the protein is encoded by the coding sequence ATGGTTCCCGCTGAAGACGGCGGAGTAGAGCCCACGACCACTCGACATCCTCGCCTCACCATGGCGGCGGTCGGCCTCGCGGTTTTCATGTTGCTGCTCGACATGACCATCGTTTCGGCCGCCCTTGCCAACATTCAGGCATCCCTCGACGCGGAACTCAGCGGACTGCAGTGGGTGGTAGATGCCTATGCGCTGCCCATGGCGGGGCTGCTCCTCACGGCGGCCACCCTGGGGGACCGGCTCGGTCGGCGCCGTCTCTATCTGGCCGGAATGACGGTGTTCACGCTCGCTTCTGCCGGCTGCGCGCTCGCCCGCAGCATCGAGATGCTGAACCTGTGCCGGGCGCTCCAGGGTGCCGGTGGGGCGGTATTGCTCGGCGTCTCACTGCCGATGGTGGCGGCGGCCTTTCCCGAACACCGCAGCAGAGGCGTAGCGATCGCGATCTACGGTGCCGTGATGGGCGGCGGCGCCGCGGTCGGGCCGTTGCTTGGCGGAGCGCTGGTCGGGGCCTTCGGCTGGGAATCGATCTTTTTGATCAACATCCCGATCGGGTTGGTCGCTGTGGGGATCGCGGCCGGGTTCGTCCCGGAAACCCGTGCCGCGCAAGACCGCCCAGTCGATCTTCTCGGCGCGGCGCTGTTGTCGGCGGCGTTGCTCGCGGGTGTGTACGTGTTGATCGAGGGCAACCGTCTCGGCTGGAACGCCACGGTGATCGTGGTCCTCGCGGTGTCCTCCGTGTTCGGCCTGCTGGTGTTCGGGTGGTGGGAGTCGCGGGTGACGGCTCCGATGCTCGACCTGCGGGTGGTGCGTCGACCGGGATTTGCCGGGGTATCGCTGGCGGCGTTCGCTGCGGCCGGAACACTGATCGCCTCGACCAACTATCTGGCGCTGTATTTCATGAATACCCTGGGATACAGCCCATTTCAGGCTGGCCTGCGAGCCCTTCCACTGACCATCGCGTGCGTGCTGGGGGCGCCGCTGGCCATCGCCGCGGCGCGCTATTTCCCGACCTGGATGTCGGTGCCAGGTGGCGTGGTCCTGATCGCCGTCGGGCTCTGGCTGATGACCGGGGTCACCGAGCACACCCAGTGGACCCATTTCATCGGCGGCTCCGTTGTGGCCGGCCTGGGTTTGGGTGGCCTATTCGCGTTGACATCCGACATCGCATTGCAATTCGTGCCGGTTGCCGACGCCGGAATGGCGACCGGTGCGTTGAGCACCGTACGCCAGGTCGGCATCCTGGCCGGAGTTGCTGGCCTGGGGGCCCTGTTCAGCCGGCACGCGGCCAACGGCGCCGCCGATGGGCTCGCCGGACTGCGCGGTGTCGGCCAGGGCCCGGTTGGCGAACTAGTCGACAGGTTGTCCGCCGGCGCGGGTCTGCGGGTCCTCGAATTCCTGTCCGACGAATTGCGGCCCGCGCTACCGATAATTGCGCGGGTGGCTCGGCGGGCGAGCGCCGACGGAATGCAGGCCGCCTTGCTGGCCGCCGCGATCGCCGCGACCCTCGCCGCGATCGCCTCGGGCGTGCTGATCGCCGTCGGAGCGCACGGCCAACGCGAGTCCAGCGACGATCGGGTATGA
- a CDS encoding GNAT family N-acetyltransferase, whose amino-acid sequence MMGDAILIPATDTGRYSVMITTDPADIEAAQRLRYQTFAQEMGAALPQAVRGPLTGEMIDVDQFDPHSDHLLAKDETSGQIVGCYRLLPPDGARAAGGLFADTIFDLGGLNQLRPRLVELGRVSVHAAHRNGAVMGLLWAGILRYQEITGYEWGIGCLSVRMEGGGPRGALVRGVRDAAFGAHRAAAEYRVVPRNPVRVNGCSLSELPDPGRVRIPPMVQGSLRIGGLICGEPSYDPDFDMADFVVLINRAMVRERYLERLARSHVHS is encoded by the coding sequence ATGATGGGTGACGCAATCCTGATCCCCGCGACCGATACCGGCCGCTACAGCGTCATGATTACCACCGACCCCGCCGACATCGAGGCCGCTCAGCGGTTGCGTTATCAGACGTTTGCCCAAGAGATGGGGGCGGCGTTGCCGCAGGCCGTCCGCGGACCGCTGACCGGGGAAATGATCGATGTCGATCAGTTCGATCCGCACAGTGATCACCTGCTGGCGAAGGACGAGACGAGCGGACAGATCGTCGGCTGCTACCGGCTGCTGCCACCCGACGGCGCTCGGGCCGCCGGCGGGCTGTTCGCCGACACCATCTTCGACCTAGGTGGCCTAAACCAGTTGCGCCCCAGGCTCGTCGAACTCGGTCGGGTGAGCGTGCACGCGGCGCACCGCAACGGTGCGGTAATGGGCCTGTTGTGGGCGGGGATCCTGCGGTATCAGGAAATCACCGGCTACGAGTGGGGAATTGGATGCCTGTCGGTCCGGATGGAAGGTGGCGGCCCGCGGGGCGCGCTGGTGCGAGGCGTACGCGACGCGGCTTTCGGCGCTCACCGGGCGGCCGCGGAATATCGGGTGGTACCTCGAAACCCGGTTAGGGTCAATGGGTGCAGTCTCTCCGAGTTGCCGGACCCGGGACGGGTGCGAATTCCGCCGATGGTGCAGGGGAGCCTGCGGATCGGCGGGTTGATCTGCGGAGAACCCTCCTACGATCCGGATTTCGACATGGCGGATTTCGTCGTCTTGATCAACCGCGCGATGGTGCGGGAACGCTACCTCGAACGCTTGGCTCGCTCTCATGTCCACTCCTGA
- a CDS encoding LppP/LprE family lipoprotein has protein sequence MAVALVAATLTGCGSGDSTVAKTPEAPTTTPTTNTGAPSGEPSPAPGTAAPPSSTPAADPCAVNLASPTIAKVVSELPRDPRSEQPWNPEPLAGNYNECAQLSAVIIKANTNVDNPTTRAVMFHLGKYIPQGVPDTYGFNGVDTSQCTGDTVALTYPSGINGLHSSVKFRWNGSGVELISNTTGG, from the coding sequence ATGGCGGTTGCATTGGTCGCGGCGACGTTGACCGGCTGCGGTTCGGGTGACTCCACCGTCGCCAAAACACCGGAGGCCCCGACAACCACGCCAACCACCAACACCGGGGCACCGAGCGGTGAACCGAGCCCAGCGCCCGGGACCGCCGCCCCACCCAGCAGCACCCCGGCGGCCGACCCGTGTGCGGTCAATCTTGCCTCGCCCACCATCGCGAAAGTCGTATCCGAACTGCCTCGCGATCCGCGCAGTGAGCAGCCCTGGAACCCAGAACCGCTGGCCGGCAACTACAACGAGTGTGCGCAGCTGTCCGCCGTGATCATCAAGGCCAACACGAACGTAGACAATCCGACAACCCGCGCGGTGATGTTCCATCTCGGCAAGTACATACCGCAGGGGGTGCCCGACACCTATGGGTTCAACGGCGTCGACACGTCGCAGTGCACCGGCGACACGGTGGCGTTGACATATCCCAGCGGTATCAACGGTTTGCACAGCTCGGTCAAGTTCCGATGGAACGGCAGCGGCGTCGAGCTGATCAGTAACACCACCGGCGGCTGA
- a CDS encoding DEAD/DEAH box helicase: protein MALPENSPVAPAATFADLQIPARVLRAIGDVGYETPTAIQAATIPALMAGSDVVGLAQTGTGKTAAFAIPMLSKIDITSKVTQALVLAPTRELALQVAEAFSRYGAHLRGLNVLPIYGGSSYAVQLAGLRRGAHVVVGTPGRVIDHLERGTLDLSRVDYLVLDEADEMLTMGFAEDVERILSDTPEYRQVALFSATMPPAIRKLTAKYLHDPFEVTSEAKTATAENISQRYIQVARKMDALTRVLEVEPFEAMIVFVRTKQATEEVAEKLRARGFSAAAINGDVPQAQRERTIAALREGGIDILVATDVAARGLDVERISHVLNYDIPHDTESYVHRIGRTGRAGRAGAALLFVSPRERHLLKAIEKATRQTITEAELPTVEDVNAQRVAKFCDSITNALGGPGIDLFRRLVEDYQREHDVPMADIAAALAVQSRDGEAFLMAPEPPPQRRERRNRDQRRDGPEKPAKPARRPDLTTYRIAVGKRHKIGPGAIVGAIANEGGLHRSDFGQITIGGDFSLVELPTKLPRATLNKLAQTRISGVLINLQPERPPDKGRRHNGGKARRKIVG, encoded by the coding sequence ATGGCCCTCCCGGAAAACTCGCCCGTGGCACCTGCTGCCACCTTTGCCGACCTACAGATTCCCGCCCGCGTCTTGCGGGCGATCGGCGACGTCGGATATGAGACGCCGACGGCCATCCAGGCCGCTACCATCCCGGCGCTGATGGCAGGTTCCGACGTGGTGGGGCTTGCGCAGACCGGCACCGGTAAGACGGCGGCGTTCGCGATTCCGATGCTGTCCAAGATCGACATCACCAGCAAGGTGACCCAGGCGCTGGTGCTGGCGCCCACCCGTGAACTGGCCCTGCAGGTGGCCGAGGCATTCAGCCGCTACGGTGCCCATCTGCGGGGGCTCAACGTGCTGCCGATCTACGGTGGATCGTCCTACGCCGTGCAATTGGCCGGGCTGAGACGTGGCGCACACGTGGTGGTCGGCACCCCCGGTCGGGTTATTGACCACCTCGAACGCGGAACCTTGGATCTGTCCCGGGTGGACTATCTGGTGCTCGACGAGGCCGACGAAATGCTCACCATGGGTTTCGCCGAAGACGTTGAACGGATCCTTTCCGACACCCCGGAGTACCGGCAGGTCGCCCTGTTTTCGGCGACCATGCCGCCGGCGATCCGCAAGCTCACGGCCAAGTATCTGCACGATCCGTTCGAAGTCACATCCGAGGCGAAAACCGCTACAGCCGAAAACATTTCGCAGCGATATATACAGGTGGCGCGCAAGATGGACGCGCTCACCAGGGTTCTCGAAGTCGAGCCGTTCGAGGCGATGATCGTCTTCGTCCGCACCAAACAGGCAACCGAGGAGGTTGCCGAAAAGCTGCGTGCCCGAGGCTTTTCCGCGGCCGCCATCAACGGCGACGTCCCGCAGGCGCAGCGGGAGCGGACCATCGCGGCCTTGCGGGAGGGCGGCATCGACATCCTGGTCGCTACCGATGTGGCAGCGCGAGGGCTGGACGTGGAGCGGATATCGCATGTGCTCAATTACGACATTCCGCACGACACCGAGTCCTACGTACACCGGATCGGGCGCACCGGCAGGGCCGGGCGTGCCGGAGCCGCGCTGTTGTTCGTCTCGCCGCGGGAGCGTCACCTGCTCAAGGCGATCGAAAAGGCCACGCGGCAAACGATCACCGAGGCCGAATTACCCACCGTCGAGGACGTTAACGCCCAGCGGGTAGCGAAATTCTGCGATTCCATTACCAATGCACTGGGCGGTCCGGGAATCGACTTGTTCCGCAGGCTGGTCGAGGACTACCAACGCGAGCACGATGTCCCGATGGCCGACATCGCCGCGGCGCTGGCCGTGCAGTCCCGCGACGGCGAGGCGTTCCTGATGGCACCCGAGCCTCCGCCCCAGCGGCGCGAGCGGCGCAACCGCGACCAGCGTCGCGACGGTCCGGAAAAACCCGCAAAGCCAGCGCGAAGGCCGGACTTGACTACCTACCGCATCGCCGTCGGCAAGCGGCACAAGATCGGTCCGGGTGCGATCGTCGGCGCCATAGCCAACGAGGGAGGGTTGCACCGCAGCGACTTCGGTCAGATCACCATCGGAGGAGACTTCTCGCTAGTGGAACTGCCGACCAAGCTGCCCCGTGCGACGCTTAACAAGCTTGCACAGACCCGTATCTCGGGTGTCCTGATCAACCTCCAGCCGGAACGGCCACCCGACAAGGGGCGCCGCCACAACGGCGGCAAGGCGCGCCGAAAAATCGTCGGATGA
- a CDS encoding TM0106 family RecB-like putative nuclease gives MFVTGDSVVYSASDLAAAARCQYALLREFDAKLGRSPAVAVVDELLARAAVLGDAHERRRLDQLRDEFGDAVAVIGRPAYTLAGLAAAAEATRRAITQRAPVVYQAAMFDGRFVGFADFLIRDGERYRVADTKLARSPTVTALLQLAAYADTLVHSGVPVAPEAELALGDGTLLRYRIGDLIPVYRSQRALVQRLLDDHYAAGTAVRWDDERVRACFYCPQCTEQLRSSDDLLLVGGMRLRQRDKLLDAGITTIAELAGRSGPVPGLTTGALGKLTAQAKLQIRQRDTGTPQFEIVDPQPLTLLPEPNPGDLFFDFEGDPLWTANGEQWGLEYLFGVLEAGRAGAFRALWAHNRVDERKALADFLTMVARRRRRHPNMHIYHYAPYEKTTLLRLAGRYGIGEGDVDDLLRNGVLVDLYPLVRKSIRVGTDSFSLKALEPLYMGTQLRSGEVTTAADSINSYARYCELRAAGRADEAATVLKEIEDYNHYDCRSTRALRDWLLIRAWEAGVTPVGAQPVPDGNPIDDGDSLASALSAFTGDIAAGQRTPQQTAVALVAAARGYHRREDKPFWWVHFDRLNYPIDEWSDSSDVFLASSASIAVEWHTPPRARKPQRRVRLTGELARGDLKAHVFALYEPPAPPGMSDDPDRRAAGHAHIVETDDPILPTEVVIVERTGSDGNTFQQLPFALAPGPPVPTTALRESIESTATAVASGLPQLPRTAVMDLLLRRPPRTRSGTPLPRGSDPVTDIAAAVLDLDSSYLAVHGPPGTGKTYTAARVIGQLVTNHAWRVGVVAQSHATVENLLDCLITAGLDPGRVAKKPHDHGAGRWQAIDGNQYAAFIGNTAGCVIGGTAWDFANANRMPPASLDLLVIDEAGQFCLANTIAVAPAAANLLLLGDPQQLPQVSQGTHPAPVDTSALDWLVDGQRTLPDERGYFLDRSYRMHPAVCAAVSTLSYEGRLRSHTERTAARRLAGYPPGVQVLGVHHHGNSIESPEEGERIVAEIQQLLGSSWTDEHGTRPLAASDVLVLAPYNAQVALVRQRLASAGLGGVDGVRVGTVDKFQGGQAPVVFISMTASSADDVPRGISFLLNRNRLNVAVSRAQYAAVMVRSELLTQYLPATPDGLVDLGAFLALTTTG, from the coding sequence GTGTTCGTCACCGGAGACAGCGTCGTCTACAGCGCTTCGGATCTCGCCGCCGCCGCCCGGTGCCAGTACGCGCTGCTCCGAGAGTTTGACGCGAAACTCGGTCGGAGCCCGGCCGTCGCGGTGGTCGACGAACTGCTGGCGCGAGCCGCCGTTCTCGGTGACGCGCATGAACGTCGCCGACTCGATCAACTGCGCGACGAGTTCGGCGACGCGGTCGCCGTCATTGGGCGTCCCGCATACACGCTCGCCGGGTTGGCGGCCGCCGCCGAAGCGACGCGACGTGCCATCACCCAGCGCGCCCCGGTGGTGTACCAGGCTGCCATGTTCGACGGCCGCTTCGTCGGGTTCGCCGACTTCCTGATCCGCGATGGCGAACGGTATCGGGTCGCCGACACCAAACTGGCCCGCTCGCCGACCGTGACCGCGCTGCTGCAACTGGCGGCCTACGCCGACACGCTGGTTCACTCGGGCGTGCCGGTGGCTCCGGAGGCCGAACTCGCACTCGGCGACGGTACGTTGCTGCGCTACCGCATTGGCGACCTCATCCCGGTTTACCGGTCCCAGCGCGCGCTTGTGCAGCGGTTGCTCGACGACCACTACGCTGCGGGCACCGCAGTGCGCTGGGATGACGAACGGGTGCGGGCGTGCTTTTACTGCCCGCAATGCACCGAGCAGTTGCGTTCCAGCGACGACCTGCTGCTCGTTGGCGGGATGCGACTGCGCCAACGAGACAAGCTACTTGACGCCGGCATCACCACGATCGCGGAACTGGCCGGCCGCAGCGGGCCGGTTCCGGGCCTGACCACGGGCGCGCTGGGCAAGCTGACCGCGCAAGCCAAACTACAAATCCGCCAACGCGATACCGGCACACCACAGTTCGAGATCGTCGACCCGCAGCCGCTGACGCTGCTGCCGGAGCCGAACCCCGGTGACTTGTTCTTCGACTTCGAAGGTGACCCGCTGTGGACCGCCAACGGCGAACAATGGGGCCTGGAGTACCTGTTCGGTGTGCTGGAAGCTGGACGCGCGGGAGCATTCCGCGCACTTTGGGCGCACAACCGAGTAGACGAACGCAAGGCACTGGCCGACTTCCTGACGATGGTCGCCAGGCGTCGCAGGCGCCACCCCAACATGCACATCTACCACTACGCGCCCTACGAGAAGACCACACTGCTGCGACTGGCCGGACGCTACGGCATCGGCGAGGGCGACGTCGATGATTTGCTACGCAACGGGGTTCTGGTCGACTTGTATCCACTGGTGCGCAAGAGCATTCGGGTGGGTACCGACTCGTTCAGTTTGAAAGCGCTCGAGCCACTGTACATGGGGACACAGCTGCGCTCCGGCGAGGTAACCACCGCCGCCGACTCCATCAACTCCTATGCCCGATACTGCGAACTGCGCGCCGCCGGCCGTGCCGATGAGGCGGCAACTGTGCTCAAGGAGATCGAGGACTACAACCACTACGACTGCCGGTCTACCCGCGCGCTACGCGACTGGCTGCTGATACGCGCTTGGGAAGCCGGCGTTACACCCGTTGGCGCCCAGCCGGTTCCGGACGGCAACCCCATCGACGACGGCGACTCACTGGCTTCAGCTTTGTCGGCCTTCACCGGCGACATCGCCGCCGGACAGCGCACACCGCAACAGACCGCAGTCGCCTTGGTAGCCGCCGCCCGCGGCTACCATCGGCGTGAGGACAAACCGTTCTGGTGGGTGCACTTCGACCGGCTGAACTATCCCATCGACGAATGGTCGGACAGCAGCGACGTTTTCCTTGCCAGCAGCGCGTCGATCGCCGTCGAGTGGCATACGCCGCCGCGCGCGCGCAAGCCGCAGCGGCGGGTCCGGCTTACCGGTGAACTGGCGCGTGGTGACCTCAAGGCGCACGTGTTCGCCCTCTACGAACCCCCGGCTCCGCCGGGCATGAGCGACGATCCCGACCGTCGGGCCGCCGGCCACGCCCACATTGTCGAGACCGACGATCCCATTCTGCCCACCGAAGTGGTCATCGTCGAGCGAACCGGCAGCGACGGCAACACATTTCAGCAGCTCCCGTTCGCGCTCGCTCCTGGGCCGCCGGTGCCCACCACAGCCCTGCGGGAATCGATCGAATCGACGGCCACCGCCGTGGCTTCCGGCTTGCCGCAACTGCCCCGCACCGCGGTGATGGACCTGCTGCTGCGCCGGCCACCTCGCACGCGCAGCGGCACCCCATTGCCCCGCGGCAGTGACCCGGTCACCGACATCGCCGCGGCCGTGCTGGACTTGGACTCCTCCTATCTGGCGGTGCACGGTCCGCCGGGGACCGGCAAGACCTACACCGCCGCTCGCGTGATTGGACAGTTGGTCACCAACCATGCCTGGCGTGTCGGCGTTGTCGCGCAATCACATGCCACGGTGGAGAACCTGTTGGACTGCCTGATCACCGCCGGCCTGGATCCGGGACGGGTCGCCAAGAAGCCGCATGACCACGGCGCCGGGCGCTGGCAAGCGATCGACGGGAACCAGTACGCCGCCTTCATCGGCAACACCGCGGGCTGCGTGATCGGTGGGACGGCTTGGGATTTCGCCAATGCCAATCGAATGCCCCCCGCCAGCCTGGACCTGCTGGTGATCGACGAGGCCGGCCAGTTCTGCCTGGCCAATACCATTGCCGTGGCGCCGGCGGCGGCAAACCTGTTGTTGCTTGGCGACCCACAGCAGTTGCCGCAGGTGAGTCAGGGCACACATCCCGCACCCGTCGACACCTCCGCACTGGATTGGCTGGTCGACGGACAACGGACGCTGCCCGACGAACGTGGCTACTTCCTGGACCGCTCCTACCGGATGCACCCGGCGGTGTGCGCGGCCGTGTCGACGCTGTCCTACGAGGGCAGACTGCGCTCCCACACCGAGCGCACGGCCGCTCGCCGCCTGGCTGGGTACCCACCGGGCGTGCAGGTGCTTGGCGTTCACCACCACGGAAATTCGATCGAAAGTCCAGAAGAGGGTGAGCGGATCGTTGCCGAGATCCAGCAGCTGCTCGGCTCGTCGTGGACCGATGAGCACGGCACCCGGCCGTTGGCCGCGTCCGACGTGCTGGTGCTGGCGCCGTACAACGCGCAGGTGGCGCTGGTCCGTCAGCGGTTGGCGTCCGCCGGACTGGGCGGAGTCGACGGGGTGCGGGTAGGCACCGTCGACAAGTTCCAGGGCGGGCAGGCGCCGGTGGTCTTCATCTCGATGACCGCCTCGTCCGCCGATGATGTGCCACGCGGAATCTCGTTCCTGCTCAACCGGAATCGGCTCAACGTCGCGGTGAGCCGGGCACAGTATGCCGCCGTGATGGTGCGCTCGGAGCTGCTGACCCAGTATCTGCCTGCCACACCCGACGGCCTGGTGGACTTGGGCGCGTTCCTCGCGCTGACGACGACGGGCTAA